One Thalassotalea sediminis DNA segment encodes these proteins:
- the lptG gene encoding LPS export ABC transporter permease LptG, which translates to MRILDIYIARIIASTTLLTLAVFVSLSGIIKFVEQMKSVGKGSFDLSHAALYVLYAIPRDVELFFPMAALIGGLIGIGMLASNSELVVMQAAGLSRLDIIKSVMKSASVLILLSMAVGEWLAPAGEAAARQVKAQAISGGSLISSKGGTWAKDGDYFVHITEVQDTGSLKGIQIYRFDENLKLSSWLAASSAVYQGNAWQLNDVVDTYIQDETISSTTSTTKAWKSTLTPDKLGVVTVKPESLSVRGLLDYLDYLAENDQDPSRYQLAFWRKIVQPITVAVMLLVALSFIFGPLRSVSMGARIMMGIATGILFFITNEVLGSVSLVYQLPAAFGAVMPSVIFTGIALYFIRKKAG; encoded by the coding sequence GTGAGAATATTAGATATTTACATTGCGCGTATTATTGCTTCTACAACACTATTGACCCTTGCTGTTTTTGTGAGCTTGAGTGGCATAATAAAATTTGTTGAACAAATGAAGTCTGTCGGTAAAGGAAGCTTCGACTTATCACACGCTGCTTTGTACGTGTTATACGCGATACCGCGCGATGTTGAATTGTTTTTCCCTATGGCAGCATTGATTGGTGGTTTGATAGGCATTGGCATGTTGGCAAGTAATTCTGAGCTTGTTGTTATGCAGGCTGCGGGGTTATCGCGTTTAGATATTATTAAGTCGGTAATGAAATCAGCATCAGTGCTTATATTGCTGAGCATGGCCGTAGGAGAATGGTTAGCACCTGCTGGCGAAGCCGCTGCAAGACAAGTTAAAGCACAAGCTATTTCTGGAGGCAGTTTGATCTCCTCAAAAGGTGGGACATGGGCGAAGGATGGTGATTATTTTGTCCATATTACGGAAGTGCAAGATACTGGTTCATTAAAAGGGATCCAAATTTATCGATTCGATGAAAACTTAAAGTTATCGAGTTGGCTTGCTGCAAGCTCAGCGGTATATCAAGGAAACGCTTGGCAATTAAATGACGTTGTTGATACCTATATTCAAGACGAAACCATTAGCTCTACAACATCGACAACAAAAGCGTGGAAATCAACGTTAACGCCTGACAAATTAGGTGTTGTAACTGTAAAACCAGAGTCTTTGTCGGTAAGAGGGTTGTTAGATTATCTCGATTACCTTGCTGAGAATGACCAAGACCCAAGTCGTTACCAACTCGCTTTTTGGCGTAAAATTGTACAGCCAATTACCGTTGCTGTGATGCTTTTAGTGGCATTATCGTTCATTTTTGGTCCGCTAAGATCTGTGTCAATGGGGGCGAGAATTATGATGGGGATTGCAACCGGCATTTTATTCTTTATCACCAATGAAGTACTTGGTTCTGTTAGCTTGGTTTACCAACTACCGGCAGCTTTTGGTGCGGTAATGCCAAGTGTTATTTTTACCGGAATCGCATTGTATTTTATTCGAAAAAAAGCGGGTTAA
- the lptF gene encoding LPS export ABC transporter permease LptF, with protein sequence MIVFRYLLKEVVKTQLAVFVVLMTIFISHKFVRVLDDASEGGIPGQLVMVFIGLKAPDLAGTILPLSFFLGILLAYGRIYADNEMTILHATGVSEWYVVRVTLILGVATAIITGLFTLYLSPLASEYEYQVKEKLAADSGLSALVAGRFQTTGNKKAVVFIHDKDRNNNTLEKVFVAQLPNEKSSDRDIINSSLVYAKQGEVIEEATGSQRLILSDGTRYQNDPKNNEFRQVAFGKYYIQIQDQKVEHKRRKLSAIPTKQLLNEDSSEYIAEIHWRIAFPLACIILTFVAVPLSVVNPRQGKFAKMFPAILLFLSYLLLLTAMRSALEKNSVPAEVGLWPIHISAFIIGLSLLAKSRSTGLKLRAFLPFMATKNGANS encoded by the coding sequence GTGATCGTTTTTCGATATTTATTAAAAGAAGTTGTTAAAACCCAACTCGCTGTATTTGTGGTCTTGATGACAATCTTTATTAGTCATAAATTTGTTCGGGTGCTAGACGATGCTTCTGAAGGTGGCATACCTGGTCAATTAGTCATGGTGTTTATTGGTTTAAAGGCTCCTGATCTTGCGGGTACCATTTTACCGCTTAGTTTTTTCTTGGGGATTTTACTCGCCTATGGGCGTATATACGCAGACAATGAAATGACCATTTTGCATGCCACTGGCGTCAGCGAGTGGTATGTCGTCAGAGTTACACTTATTCTCGGAGTGGCAACCGCCATTATTACCGGGTTATTTACGTTATATTTGTCGCCTTTAGCTTCGGAATATGAGTATCAAGTGAAGGAAAAGTTAGCGGCTGACTCCGGGCTAAGTGCGCTTGTTGCCGGTAGGTTTCAAACCACAGGGAATAAGAAAGCAGTCGTGTTTATTCACGATAAAGATCGAAATAATAATACCTTAGAGAAAGTTTTCGTGGCGCAGTTGCCGAATGAAAAATCCAGTGATCGTGACATTATCAACTCAAGTTTAGTGTATGCCAAGCAAGGTGAAGTGATTGAAGAAGCAACAGGTTCGCAGCGTTTGATTTTATCTGATGGTACGCGATATCAAAACGACCCGAAAAATAATGAATTTAGACAAGTTGCTTTTGGTAAGTACTACATCCAAATTCAAGATCAAAAAGTAGAACATAAAAGAAGAAAGCTAAGTGCGATCCCAACGAAGCAGTTACTCAATGAAGATTCAAGTGAGTACATTGCTGAAATTCACTGGCGCATTGCGTTTCCGTTAGCTTGTATTATTTTGACGTTTGTTGCAGTGCCATTGAGTGTGGTAAACCCTAGGCAGGGTAAGTTTGCTAAAATGTTTCCTGCCATTTTGCTTTTTTTGAGTTATCTCTTGTTGTTGACTGCAATGCGCAGCGCCTTAGAAAAGAATTCAGTGCCGGCGGAAGTTGGCTTGTGGCCAATACATATTTCGGCATTTATTATTGGTTTAAGTTTACTGGCGAAAAGTAGAAGCACTGGGCTCAAATTACGAGCATTCTTACCGTTTATGGCAACAAAAAATGGGGCGAACTCGTGA
- the pepA gene encoding leucyl aminopeptidase has translation MEFSVKSGSPEKQRSACIVVGVFEPRRLSAVAEQLDEISEGYISNLLRRGDLEGKSGQMLLLHHVPNILSERVLLVGCGKERELDERQYRQIISKTINNLNETGSMEAVCFLTELHVKGRDNYWKVRQAVEATQDCLYSFDSLKTRKEEPRRPLRKIVFNVPTRRELPLGERAVAHGLAVAEGINTCKNVANMPPNICNPAYLAEQAKILANEYDNITTEIVNEAQMEKLGMGSYLAVGRGSANESMMSIINYQGSNDDSKPIVLVGKGLTFDTGGISIKPSEAMDEMKYDMGGAAGVLGAMHTLAELNLPINVIGVLAGCENMPGSNAYRPGDVLTTMSGQTVEVLNTDAEGRLVLCDALTYVERFEPDCVVDVATLTGACVIALGKHASGLLSTHNPLAHELLNASDQSGDRAWRLPLWEEYQEQLESPFADFTNLGGRAAGTITAACFLSRFTKKYHWAHLDIAGTAWRSGGKDKGSTGRPVSMLSQFLLNKSGVEQGE, from the coding sequence ATGGAATTTAGCGTAAAAAGCGGCAGCCCAGAAAAACAACGTAGCGCTTGTATTGTGGTCGGCGTTTTTGAACCAAGACGTTTGTCTGCTGTTGCAGAACAGTTAGATGAAATTAGCGAAGGTTATATCAGCAATTTATTACGTCGTGGCGATTTAGAAGGTAAATCAGGCCAAATGCTGTTGTTACATCATGTGCCTAATATTCTCAGTGAACGCGTATTACTTGTTGGCTGTGGTAAAGAGCGTGAGCTTGATGAAAGACAATATCGCCAAATTATCAGCAAAACAATAAACAACCTTAATGAAACGGGCTCTATGGAAGCCGTTTGCTTTTTAACCGAGTTACACGTTAAAGGGCGAGATAACTACTGGAAAGTAAGGCAAGCAGTTGAAGCAACACAAGATTGCTTATACAGCTTTGATAGCTTGAAGACGCGAAAAGAAGAGCCACGTAGACCGTTAAGAAAAATAGTGTTTAACGTACCAACACGCCGCGAGTTACCCTTAGGTGAACGCGCTGTTGCACATGGCCTTGCAGTTGCTGAAGGTATTAATACCTGTAAAAATGTTGCTAACATGCCTCCTAATATTTGTAATCCTGCCTATCTTGCAGAACAGGCAAAAATACTTGCGAATGAATACGACAACATCACAACAGAGATAGTAAACGAAGCACAGATGGAAAAGTTAGGTATGGGTTCATACTTAGCTGTAGGTCGAGGTTCTGCAAACGAATCTATGATGAGCATCATCAATTATCAAGGTAGCAATGACGACAGCAAACCTATCGTACTGGTTGGTAAAGGCTTAACCTTTGATACAGGTGGTATTTCAATAAAGCCTAGCGAAGCAATGGACGAAATGAAATACGACATGGGTGGTGCTGCTGGCGTGCTTGGTGCGATGCACACCTTAGCAGAACTAAATTTACCGATAAACGTCATCGGTGTATTAGCTGGTTGTGAAAATATGCCAGGTAGTAATGCATATCGTCCAGGTGATGTACTCACAACCATGTCTGGTCAAACGGTTGAAGTACTCAACACAGATGCTGAAGGTCGATTGGTTCTGTGCGACGCCTTAACCTATGTTGAACGCTTTGAACCTGATTGTGTTGTTGATGTTGCGACACTAACAGGCGCATGTGTCATTGCCCTAGGTAAACATGCTAGTGGTCTACTAAGTACGCACAATCCTTTAGCTCACGAACTACTCAATGCTTCAGATCAAAGTGGTGACCGAGCATGGCGATTGCCATTATGGGAAGAATATCAAGAACAGCTTGAAAGCCCGTTTGCTGACTTTACTAATTTAGGTGGTCGAGCTGCAGGCACGATTACTGCCGCCTGCTTTCTTTCTCGTTTTACTAAAAAGTACCATTGGGCACACCTCGATATTGCAGGCACTGCATGGCGCAGCGGTGGTAAAGATAAAGGTTCTACTGGCCGCCCAGTCAGCATGTTATCGCAGTTTTTGTTAAATAAATCTGGCGTAGAGCAAGGTGAATAA
- a CDS encoding DNA polymerase III subunit chi codes for MMNTRVMFYQLEAQDKHNIPLDNLHACFQAAHFYRQKQRVFIFTESQEQAHQIDELLWSFDPDSFVPHNLIGEGPKQGAAVEISWQAPTNRRPILINLASTVPNFAQQYSNIIDFVPNDEALKELARARFKHYRQLGFQVDNQAAAPVKTN; via the coding sequence ATGATGAATACACGTGTTATGTTTTACCAGTTAGAAGCGCAAGATAAACACAATATACCGTTGGACAATCTGCATGCGTGCTTTCAGGCTGCGCACTTTTATCGGCAAAAACAACGTGTCTTCATTTTTACCGAATCACAAGAACAAGCACACCAAATTGATGAGCTGTTATGGTCTTTTGACCCTGACAGCTTTGTTCCTCATAACTTAATTGGTGAGGGACCAAAACAGGGTGCAGCGGTTGAAATAAGTTGGCAAGCACCAACTAATAGAAGACCAATATTAATTAATTTAGCGAGCACTGTACCAAATTTTGCTCAACAATATTCAAACATTATCGATTTTGTTCCCAACGACGAAGCATTGAAAGAGCTTGCTCGAGCTCGATTTAAACACTACCGTCAACTTGGGTTTCAGGTGGACAACCAAGCGGCTGCCCCTGTGAAAACAAACTAA
- a CDS encoding valine--tRNA ligase — protein sequence MEKTFNPSEIESKLYQSWEDQGYFAPTDSGEGYCIAIPPPNVTGSLHMGHAFQQTIMDTLIRYQRMQGKSTLWQSGTDHAGIATQMVVERKIATEESKNRHDYGRDAFIDKIWEWKAQSGGTIGQQMKRLGNSIDWSRERFTMDDGLSDAVQEVFVRLYEDGLIYRGKRLVNWDPKLHTAISDLEVENKDKKGHMWHLRYPLANGAKTADGKTYLVVATTRPETMLGDTGVAVNPEDPRYKALIGQHVLLPIVNRLIPIVADDHADMEKGTGCVKITPAHDFNDNEVGKRCGLSMINIFNKDAAILAKAEVYNAKGEPSEDYESTLPADYVGLDRFDARKAIIAKFDELGLLDSVKDHDLVAPYGDRSGVIIEPLLTDQWYVKTEKLAQPAIEAVENGDIQFVPKQYENMYFAWMRDIQDWCISRQLWWGHRIPAWYDNNGNVYVGRSEQEVRANNQLADDVILKQDDDVLDTWFSSALWTFSTLGWPNDEEMMKKFHSTDVLVTGFDIIFFWVARMIMMTMHFIKDENGKPQVPFKQVYVTGLIRDENGDKMSKSKGNVIDPLDMIDGISLDDLLAKRTGNMMQPQLADKIGKATKRAFPDGIEAHGTDALRFTLAALASTGRDINWDMKRLDGYRNFCNKLWNASRYVLMNTEEHDCGKSGGDIELSLADRWIQAELQKTVKTVHEAFATFRFDLASQALYEFTWNQFCDWYLELTKPVLFKGSDAQQRGTRKTLVDTLETLLRLMHPLMPFITETIWQRVVPLTTFNAQGDSIMTQAYPQYNASLVDQKTIDDLEWVKQFIIAIRNIRGEMDIAPSKPLPVFLKNTSEQDKRRVAENTNFISALAKLESIDLLAQNEEGPASATAVIGEMSVLIPMAGLIDKDAELARLTKAIEKLEKDTQKVKGKLSNENFVAKAPAAVIDKEKAKLAEAESSLAKLHEQRQQIAAM from the coding sequence ATGGAAAAAACATTTAATCCCTCAGAAATCGAAAGCAAACTATACCAATCTTGGGAAGACCAAGGTTACTTCGCTCCCACAGACAGTGGTGAAGGCTATTGTATTGCTATTCCACCGCCAAACGTAACGGGCAGCCTTCATATGGGTCATGCTTTTCAGCAAACTATTATGGACACGCTAATACGTTACCAGCGCATGCAAGGTAAAAGCACATTATGGCAGTCGGGCACTGATCACGCAGGGATTGCGACGCAAATGGTTGTTGAGCGCAAGATTGCTACTGAAGAAAGTAAGAACCGCCATGACTATGGTCGTGATGCCTTTATCGACAAGATTTGGGAATGGAAAGCACAATCTGGCGGAACCATAGGGCAGCAAATGAAGCGCCTAGGTAATTCTATCGATTGGTCACGCGAACGTTTTACCATGGATGACGGTTTAAGTGATGCAGTGCAAGAAGTTTTTGTTCGTCTTTATGAAGACGGCTTAATTTATCGCGGTAAACGTTTAGTTAACTGGGATCCAAAATTACACACCGCCATTTCCGACCTTGAAGTTGAAAACAAAGATAAGAAAGGTCATATGTGGCATTTGCGTTACCCTCTAGCAAACGGGGCAAAAACAGCTGATGGTAAAACCTACTTAGTTGTTGCAACAACACGACCAGAAACAATGCTTGGTGATACTGGCGTTGCAGTAAACCCAGAAGATCCACGCTATAAAGCATTGATTGGTCAGCATGTTTTATTACCAATAGTAAATCGTTTAATTCCTATTGTAGCTGATGACCACGCCGACATGGAAAAAGGCACAGGCTGTGTAAAAATTACTCCTGCACATGACTTTAACGATAATGAAGTTGGAAAACGCTGCGGTTTATCAATGATCAACATCTTCAATAAAGATGCCGCCATTTTAGCGAAAGCAGAAGTGTATAACGCCAAAGGTGAGCCTAGCGAAGATTATGAATCAACGCTTCCTGCTGATTATGTCGGCTTAGATCGATTTGACGCGCGCAAAGCAATTATCGCTAAATTTGATGAATTAGGTTTACTTGATAGCGTTAAGGATCATGACCTTGTTGCACCTTATGGTGATCGTTCAGGCGTAATCATTGAGCCGCTATTAACAGATCAGTGGTATGTAAAAACCGAAAAGCTTGCACAACCAGCCATTGAAGCAGTTGAAAATGGCGACATTCAATTTGTGCCAAAACAATACGAAAACATGTATTTTGCATGGATGCGAGACATCCAAGATTGGTGTATCTCTCGTCAGCTTTGGTGGGGTCATCGAATTCCTGCTTGGTATGATAACAACGGTAATGTGTATGTTGGCCGCAGTGAACAAGAAGTCAGAGCAAACAATCAATTAGCAGACGATGTTATACTCAAGCAAGACGACGACGTATTAGATACTTGGTTCTCTTCTGCACTTTGGACATTCTCAACATTGGGGTGGCCAAACGACGAAGAAATGATGAAAAAGTTCCATTCAACTGACGTACTTGTCACCGGCTTTGACATTATTTTCTTCTGGGTAGCTAGAATGATCATGATGACAATGCATTTCATCAAAGATGAAAACGGTAAGCCACAAGTACCATTTAAACAAGTATATGTTACTGGACTAATTCGCGATGAGAATGGCGATAAAATGTCAAAATCTAAAGGTAATGTTATCGATCCTCTGGATATGATCGATGGTATTTCTTTAGATGATTTGCTAGCTAAGCGCACCGGAAACATGATGCAGCCACAACTTGCAGACAAAATTGGCAAAGCGACCAAACGCGCCTTCCCAGATGGTATTGAAGCGCACGGTACGGATGCGTTACGTTTTACCCTCGCAGCATTAGCGTCTACGGGGCGAGACATTAATTGGGACATGAAACGCTTAGATGGATACCGCAACTTCTGTAACAAGTTATGGAATGCAAGCCGTTATGTACTGATGAATACGGAAGAACATGACTGTGGTAAGTCTGGTGGCGACATTGAACTTTCTTTAGCTGATCGCTGGATACAAGCAGAATTGCAAAAAACAGTAAAAACGGTACATGAAGCCTTTGCTACATTCCGTTTTGATTTAGCATCGCAAGCGCTTTATGAATTTACTTGGAACCAATTTTGTGACTGGTATTTAGAGCTAACCAAGCCCGTCTTATTTAAAGGTAGTGACGCGCAACAACGTGGTACACGTAAAACACTTGTTGATACATTAGAAACGTTACTACGTTTAATGCACCCACTGATGCCGTTTATCACTGAAACGATTTGGCAACGTGTTGTACCACTTACCACTTTCAATGCTCAAGGCGATAGCATTATGACGCAAGCCTACCCACAATATAATGCATCACTTGTCGATCAAAAAACCATTGATGACTTAGAGTGGGTAAAACAATTTATTATTGCGATTCGTAATATTCGTGGTGAAATGGACATTGCACCAAGCAAACCGTTACCCGTATTTTTGAAAAATACCTCTGAACAAGATAAACGACGTGTCGCTGAAAATACAAACTTTATTAGTGCACTTGCTAAATTAGAAAGCATCGATCTACTAGCACAAAATGAAGAAGGTCCTGCATCAGCGACGGCAGTTATCGGCGAAATGTCTGTATTAATTCCAATGGCGGGATTAATCGATAAAGACGCTGAACTCGCGCGCTTAACAAAAGCGATTGAGAAATTAGAAAAAGACACGCAAAAGGTGAAAGGAAAGCTAAGTAACGAAAATTTTGTTGCAAAAGCGCCTGCTGCAGTCATTGATAAAGAGAAAGCTAAACTCGCTGAAGCCGAATCTTCACTTGCTAAACTTCATGAACAAAGACAGCAAATAGCAGCAATGTAA
- a CDS encoding cold-shock protein, whose product MSDTVTGKVKFFNESKGFGFIEQEGGPDVFVHFSAITGDGFRTLTDGQSVSFTVEQGKKGPEAKNVTAL is encoded by the coding sequence ATGTCTGACACAGTAACTGGCAAAGTAAAATTTTTTAATGAATCTAAAGGCTTCGGCTTTATCGAGCAAGAAGGCGGCCCTGACGTTTTCGTTCACTTCAGTGCAATCACTGGTGACGGCTTCCGTACTCTTACCGATGGTCAATCAGTATCTTTTACTGTTGAACAAGGTAAAAAAGGTCCTGAAGCGAAAAACGTTACAGCACTTTAA
- the hemH gene encoding ferrochelatase, translated as MKSRYIGRTKSVHQRKAKVGILLTNLGTPDAPTAPALKRYLREFLSDPRVVEIPKFIWWLILHGIILRVRPKKSAKLYQSIWTEDGSPLLVIMNKIRNKVAHIMRLDEQSEVVMDVAMRYGNPSIAQALNKFQAQGIDKFIILPLYPQYGGPTTASTFDAVTQEIAKWRWIPSIHFINGYHEHPLYIKALANSIQNHFNTHGKPDKLILSYHGMPKHFLESGDPYFCFCHQTTSGVAKELGLKDDEYLTTFQSRFGKAEWLKPYTDETLEELAQQGCKHIAIISPAFSADCLETLEELEEENREIFINAGGEQYHYIPALNDNDDHCQLISSIIEQHLPR; from the coding sequence TTGAAATCAAGGTACATAGGAAGAACGAAATCAGTACATCAGCGAAAAGCCAAGGTAGGAATATTACTAACAAACCTAGGCACTCCAGATGCACCAACTGCGCCAGCATTGAAGCGATATTTACGAGAGTTTTTATCAGATCCTCGCGTAGTTGAGATCCCTAAATTTATTTGGTGGCTTATTCTTCACGGCATAATTCTTCGTGTGCGTCCAAAGAAGTCAGCAAAGCTTTATCAATCTATTTGGACTGAAGACGGTTCACCTTTGCTTGTCATTATGAATAAAATTCGTAACAAAGTTGCACACATAATGCGTCTTGATGAACAAAGTGAGGTAGTCATGGATGTTGCTATGCGCTATGGCAATCCCTCTATTGCTCAAGCATTAAATAAATTTCAAGCGCAAGGCATAGATAAGTTTATTATTCTGCCTTTGTATCCTCAATATGGTGGACCGACTACGGCATCGACTTTTGATGCCGTTACTCAAGAAATAGCAAAGTGGCGTTGGATCCCAAGTATTCACTTTATAAATGGCTATCATGAACATCCGCTGTACATTAAAGCCCTAGCTAATAGTATTCAAAATCACTTCAATACACATGGTAAGCCAGATAAATTAATACTTTCATACCATGGCATGCCAAAACACTTTCTTGAAAGTGGTGATCCTTATTTCTGTTTTTGTCACCAAACAACCAGTGGGGTGGCTAAAGAACTAGGGTTAAAGGACGATGAGTATTTAACCACTTTTCAATCAAGATTCGGTAAAGCAGAGTGGTTAAAACCCTATACTGACGAAACGTTAGAAGAGCTAGCACAACAAGGGTGTAAGCATATCGCTATTATCAGCCCTGCATTTAGTGCCGACTGCTTAGAAACGTTAGAAGAGCTTGAAGAAGAAAATCGAGAGATTTTTATCAATGCTGGTGGAGAGCAATATCACTACATACCAGCTTTAAATGACAACGACGATCACTGTCAGCTCATTTCATCAATTATTGAACAGCATTTACCGCGATAA
- the ccmI gene encoding c-type cytochrome biogenesis protein CcmI → MVALLFTLIAFILLLLMIVWGHFINQRKYRNNVDNSFRDETNIRLYKEHKAEIERDFSQGKLDQESYDYLLSELDQSLLQDIEENASEQVQTEVAQPISIIWPIALSLFIIIFSALLYQQTGAFEKLTTMPRQEQSQQSVNAEQQALMQIQQLKKQTELEPNNSDAWYGLGQALIGAGDFAGALVAFDRVIDIDGEQADLFGAKAQASYYQNKQKITTEVQSYIDKALALDARDPSTNILLGMHAFISQDYQSAVEHWQLVITDNRPSVNVQALTEALNEAKNRLALTGEQPSMTGTQALTLAVSLSENIREKLAQSEDKVVFIYAIPVDGSRMPLAAIKLQASDLPTTITLSDANAMTPQAKLSDVESVHVYAIISESGNAGIKPGDFKAEAMNVSLTTDKVIQLEINSVVQ, encoded by the coding sequence ATGGTAGCACTACTTTTTACCCTGATTGCCTTCATATTGTTGTTATTGATGATCGTATGGGGACATTTTATAAACCAACGCAAATATCGTAATAACGTAGATAATAGCTTTCGAGACGAAACAAATATTCGGTTATATAAAGAACATAAGGCAGAAATAGAGCGTGATTTTTCGCAAGGAAAACTCGATCAAGAAAGTTACGATTATTTGTTGTCGGAATTAGACCAAAGTTTGCTACAAGACATCGAAGAAAATGCAAGCGAGCAAGTGCAAACGGAAGTAGCTCAGCCAATTTCAATTATTTGGCCAATTGCGCTTTCTTTATTTATCATTATTTTTAGTGCTTTGCTTTATCAACAAACAGGTGCGTTTGAAAAACTAACCACAATGCCAAGACAAGAGCAAAGCCAGCAATCTGTTAATGCAGAGCAACAAGCGTTGATGCAAATTCAACAATTAAAGAAACAGACCGAGCTTGAACCCAATAACAGTGACGCTTGGTATGGACTTGGACAGGCGCTTATTGGCGCTGGAGATTTTGCTGGCGCGTTAGTTGCCTTTGACCGTGTTATTGATATTGATGGCGAGCAAGCCGATTTATTTGGCGCTAAGGCGCAAGCAAGCTACTATCAAAATAAGCAAAAAATCACAACTGAAGTACAAAGCTATATTGATAAAGCATTGGCACTTGATGCGAGGGATCCTTCAACCAATATTTTATTGGGAATGCATGCCTTTATCTCGCAAGATTACCAATCAGCGGTTGAACATTGGCAGCTTGTTATTACTGATAATCGACCCAGTGTGAATGTGCAGGCACTAACAGAAGCTCTTAATGAAGCAAAAAATAGGTTAGCGTTAACAGGCGAACAACCAAGCATGACTGGCACTCAGGCATTAACACTAGCGGTTTCTTTAAGTGAAAATATACGTGAGAAGCTAGCGCAAAGTGAAGATAAAGTGGTCTTTATCTATGCTATTCCTGTTGATGGTTCAAGAATGCCGCTAGCGGCAATAAAGCTGCAAGCTAGTGATTTACCTACGACAATAACGTTGTCAGATGCAAACGCAATGACGCCGCAAGCCAAATTAAGTGATGTGGAATCGGTGCATGTGTACGCTATTATTTCTGAGTCGGGTAATGCTGGCATTAAACCTGGCGACTTTAAAGCTGAAGCTATGAATGTTTCATTGACAACTGACAAGGTGATCCAGTTAGAGATCAATAGCGTAGTACAGTAG
- a CDS encoding cytochrome c-type biogenesis protein, with protein MKILSSLLALTIGVTLIVLSQAAQSADTYVFDDPVTETRYKALVKELRCPKCQNQNLADSNAPIAKDLRREVYQLLQEGKADKEIVDFMVDRYGEFVLYRPKVSSLTYVLWFGPLVLLVIGIIVMILIVRNKPTIDRSAKLSTQQKSKLDQILKDK; from the coding sequence ATGAAAATATTATCTTCCTTGCTAGCATTAACAATTGGTGTAACGTTAATCGTTTTATCACAAGCAGCGCAATCAGCAGATACCTATGTTTTTGATGACCCTGTTACAGAAACGCGATATAAAGCGTTAGTTAAAGAACTTCGTTGCCCCAAATGCCAGAATCAAAATTTAGCTGACTCGAATGCACCTATTGCAAAAGACTTAAGACGAGAAGTTTATCAACTTTTGCAAGAAGGAAAGGCAGATAAAGAAATTGTTGATTTTATGGTCGATCGTTATGGCGAATTTGTACTTTATCGGCCTAAAGTATCGTCATTAACCTATGTTCTTTGGTTTGGACCGCTAGTGTTATTAGTGATTGGTATTATTGTGATGATTTTAATCGTCCGTAATAAACCGACTATTGACCGTTCGGCTAAATTGTCTACTCAACAAAAATCTAAATTAGATCAAATTTTAAAAGATAAGTAA
- a CDS encoding DsbE family thiol:disulfide interchange protein produces MNKMIRFIPLVLFVALGVVLYRGLSLNPQAVPSALVNKPIPDFALTQLLKPEVTLTAADLKGDIVLLNVWGTWCVYCKYEHPYLVDIAKSDRVSLYGLNYKDVREDAKQWLKDYEDPYVFSIFDPLGKLGIELGVTAAPETFVIDAKGIVRMKHVGPIDSKVWQERFLPMIELLEKEQGVAR; encoded by the coding sequence ATGAATAAGATGATTCGTTTTATTCCGTTAGTTTTGTTTGTGGCACTTGGTGTTGTGTTATATCGAGGCCTATCATTAAATCCACAGGCGGTACCTTCTGCACTTGTTAATAAGCCAATACCAGATTTTGCGTTAACACAGCTCTTAAAACCTGAAGTAACGTTAACTGCAGCAGACTTAAAGGGTGATATTGTACTGCTTAATGTTTGGGGAACCTGGTGTGTTTATTGTAAATATGAACACCCATACCTTGTTGATATTGCAAAAAGTGATCGTGTTTCATTATATGGTTTAAATTACAAAGACGTGAGAGAAGATGCCAAGCAATGGTTGAAAGATTACGAAGATCCCTATGTATTTTCGATATTTGACCCATTGGGTAAACTTGGGATTGAGCTTGGTGTTACAGCGGCGCCAGAAACATTTGTTATCGATGCAAAAGGTATTGTGCGCATGAAGCATGTTGGCCCAATTGATAGTAAAGTTTGGCAAGAAAGGTTTCTACCAATGATTGAATTACTTGAGAAAGAACAAGGCGTTGCACGATGA